From a region of the uncultured Draconibacterium sp. genome:
- a CDS encoding endonuclease → MKFTLTHILLLVNLVSFAQIPEGYYSPANDLSGEQLKSALHEIIKDHKEFPYTSSSTDTWDILKQTDKDTANPENVILFYSGWSVNAAQEYNENTGWSREHVWAKSHGDFGTTMGAGTDVHHLRPADITVNSARNNKDFDNGGDIYVDGDGITECRTDNDSWEARDKVKGDIARMLFYMAVRYEGEGDEPDLELVYEVNTFDLNETGKGYHGKLSTLLQWHLQDPVDSFEINRNNVVYSYQENRNPFIDHPEYVDLIWGTETGTGDILKSRSIIIYPNPALDMINFKLNDGGTGWLSMYAISGEEVINKKVVGDYILSTKHLDSGLYLIRYIDSNGEVYTRKQLVSK, encoded by the coding sequence TTGAAATTCACATTAACCCATATATTGCTGTTAGTCAATTTGGTATCGTTCGCCCAAATCCCCGAAGGATATTATTCACCTGCAAATGATTTATCAGGTGAACAGCTTAAATCAGCACTCCACGAAATAATCAAAGACCATAAAGAATTTCCATATACATCAAGTTCAACCGACACGTGGGACATTTTAAAACAAACCGATAAAGACACAGCCAATCCAGAGAACGTTATCCTGTTTTATTCAGGGTGGAGTGTGAATGCTGCACAGGAATATAATGAAAATACTGGCTGGTCACGTGAACATGTCTGGGCGAAATCCCATGGTGATTTTGGAACAACAATGGGAGCAGGAACAGATGTTCACCATTTACGACCTGCTGATATAACAGTTAACTCAGCAAGAAATAATAAAGACTTTGATAATGGTGGTGACATTTATGTCGATGGTGATGGAATAACTGAGTGTAGAACTGATAATGATTCATGGGAAGCCAGAGATAAGGTGAAAGGAGATATTGCCCGTATGCTCTTTTATATGGCTGTCAGGTATGAAGGTGAAGGTGACGAACCTGATTTGGAATTAGTTTATGAGGTGAATACATTCGATTTAAATGAAACAGGCAAAGGTTATCATGGAAAACTTTCAACGTTATTACAATGGCATCTACAAGACCCTGTCGATAGCTTTGAAATTAACAGGAATAACGTGGTCTATAGCTACCAAGAGAATAGAAATCCATTTATAGACCATCCAGAGTATGTTGATTTAATATGGGGAACGGAAACGGGTACAGGTGATATTCTGAAGTCAAGAAGTATTATTATTTACCCAAATCCAGCTTTAGATATGATTAATTTTAAACTGAATGATGGTGGAACAGGTTGGTTATCGATGTATGCCATAAGTGGAGAAGAAGTAATAAATAAAAAGGTTGTAGGTGATTATATCCTATCCACTAAACACTTAGATTCGGGTTTGTACTTAATTCGGTATATTGATTCGAATGGTGAGGTTTACACCAGAAAACAGTTGGTTTCGAAATAG